From Deltaproteobacteria bacterium, a single genomic window includes:
- a CDS encoding polysaccharide export protein has translation MKRAARAFAVIPLVVLAAGACGAPKQVTNPPPEVATLYPRLGENPQPPLHPYVLQVGDELAVKFYTNPELNEDVKIRPDGMISLQLIDDVPAAGRTPKELDADLTKRYTGELADPQVSVIVRKTGLNRIYIDGQIGNPGIVTIAGGMTLYQAIQRAGGLLEGAHRKQIILIRKGPDGQPVGRSIDIRPIQDGSNPGVDVPLQPLDMVYVPRSKIAEVGLFVKQYIRDALPIAYFPIPF, from the coding sequence GTGAAGCGGGCCGCCCGGGCGTTCGCCGTCATCCCGCTCGTGGTGCTGGCGGCCGGCGCCTGCGGAGCGCCGAAGCAGGTCACCAATCCGCCGCCAGAGGTCGCCACGCTCTATCCGCGGCTCGGCGAGAATCCGCAACCGCCGCTGCACCCGTACGTTCTCCAGGTCGGCGACGAGCTCGCCGTCAAGTTCTACACCAACCCCGAGCTGAACGAGGACGTGAAGATCCGGCCCGACGGGATGATCTCGCTGCAGCTCATCGACGACGTTCCGGCCGCGGGGCGCACGCCGAAGGAGCTCGATGCGGATCTCACCAAGCGCTACACGGGCGAGCTCGCGGATCCGCAGGTCAGCGTGATCGTCCGCAAGACCGGGCTCAACCGGATCTACATCGACGGGCAGATCGGGAACCCGGGCATCGTCACGATCGCCGGCGGGATGACCCTCTACCAGGCGATCCAGCGCGCCGGCGGCCTGCTCGAGGGCGCCCACCGGAAGCAGATCATCCTCATCCGCAAGGGACCCGACGGGCAGCCGGTCGGCCGCTCGATCGACATCCGTCCGATCCAGGACGGGTCGAATCCCGGGGTCGACGTGCCCCTGCAACCGCTCGACATGGTGTACGTGCCGCGCTCGAAGATCGCCGAGGTCGGCCTCTTCGTGAAGCAGTACATCCGCGACGCGTTGCCCATCGCGTATTTCCCGATTCCCTTCTGA
- the thiC gene encoding phosphomethylpyrimidine synthase ThiC, whose product VASGTAAEVEKLHWAQQFGADTLMDLSTGGNLAECRQAIVDHATIPIGTVPIYSMIVGRRIEDLTYDVILQEIERQAQQGVDYFTIHAGVLREHLPLIRRRTTGIVSRGGSLLAKWMLHHDRQNPMYELFDEISAIMREYDVTYSLGDGLRPGCLADASDAAQLAELHTLGELVQRARDAGVQAMVEGPGHVPLDQIGFNMQLEQRVCDDAPFYVLGPLVTDVFPGYDHITSAIGATEAARHGAAMLCYVTPKEHVGLPRAEDVKAGCIAYKIAAHAGDIARGIAATRQWDDDLSRARAALNWPKQFELAFDGETARALHDEDLEVDTEFCAMCGHDWCSLRISKEISEFASGKDAAFQPTRAAMRSPGVSDEGRALLRQRGTLPVVEGKHACHSDLVREPDVAKDLQDRVFGDANP is encoded by the coding sequence CGGTCGCGAGCGGCACCGCCGCCGAGGTCGAGAAGCTGCACTGGGCGCAGCAGTTCGGCGCCGACACGCTGATGGACCTCTCGACCGGCGGCAACCTCGCCGAGTGCCGCCAGGCGATCGTCGATCACGCCACCATTCCGATCGGAACGGTGCCCATCTACTCGATGATCGTCGGCCGACGCATCGAAGACCTCACGTACGACGTGATCCTGCAGGAGATCGAGCGTCAGGCGCAGCAGGGCGTGGACTACTTCACGATCCACGCGGGCGTGCTGCGCGAGCATCTGCCGCTGATCCGCCGGCGCACGACCGGCATCGTCTCGCGCGGCGGCTCGCTGCTCGCGAAGTGGATGCTGCACCACGACCGACAGAATCCGATGTACGAGCTCTTCGACGAGATCAGCGCGATCATGCGCGAGTACGACGTGACCTATTCGCTCGGCGACGGACTGCGGCCCGGATGCCTCGCGGACGCGTCGGACGCCGCGCAGCTCGCGGAGCTCCACACGCTCGGCGAGCTGGTGCAGCGCGCCCGCGACGCGGGCGTCCAGGCGATGGTGGAAGGCCCGGGACACGTGCCGCTCGACCAGATCGGCTTCAACATGCAGCTCGAGCAGCGCGTCTGCGACGACGCCCCCTTCTACGTCCTCGGACCGCTCGTCACGGACGTCTTCCCCGGCTACGACCACATCACGAGCGCGATCGGCGCGACCGAGGCCGCACGGCACGGCGCCGCGATGCTGTGCTACGTGACGCCGAAGGAGCACGTCGGCCTGCCGCGCGCCGAGGACGTCAAGGCCGGGTGCATCGCCTACAAGATCGCCGCCCACGCCGGGGACATCGCCCGCGGCATCGCCGCCACCCGCCAGTGGGACGACGACCTCTCACGCGCGCGCGCCGCGTTGAACTGGCCGAAGCAGTTCGAGCTCGCGTTCGACGGCGAGACGGCCCGGGCGCTCCACGACGAGGATCTCGAGGTCGACACGGAGTTCTGCGCGATGTGCGGACACGACTGGTGCAGCCTTCGCATCTCGAAGGAGATCTCGGAGTTCGCGAGCGGCAAGGACGCGGCCTTCCAGCCGACACGCGCCGCCATGCGGAGCCCCGGCGTGAGCGACGAAGGCCGGGCCTTGCTCCGCCAGCGAGGCACGCTGCCCGTGGTCGAGGGCAAGCATGCCTGTCATAGTGACCTCGTGCGCGAGCCGGACGTCGCCAAGGATCTCCAGGACCGCGTCTTCGGCGACGCGAATCCGTAG